The nucleotide sequence GCTCCGACGGGCGCAGGTAGAGCACGTCGCGGCTAAGCCCGACCCGCTCCAGATTCTCCTCGGCGATGGCGCGCATCCTGGCCGAATTCTGGAACCGTCCCTGGGTCAGGCCGAAGGTGACGTTGCGCCAGACGGGCAGGGAGTCGAACAAAGCCCCGCCCTGGAACAGCATGCCGAACTTCTTGCGAATACGCGCCAGCTTGCCCTCGCTCGCCCCCACTACCTCGTCGCCATCGACGAGAATGGAGCCGCGCTCCGGCCGAAAGAGGCCGAGGACGCACTTGATCAGCACCGACTTCCCAGTGCCCGATTGGCCGATGACGGCGAGGGACTCGCCGCTCTCGACCTCGAGGCTGACGCCGTCGAGCACGACGTTGTCGCCGAAGCTCTTGGCAACGTCGGCGAGGATGATCTTCGCCCCGCTCATCCGAAAGCCATGATGGTGATGAGCAGGTTGGCTAGCAGGATGAGGACCAGAGCCGAGACGACGGCGTTGGTCGTCGCCTTGCCGACGCCCGCGGCGCCGCCTTCGGAGCGGAAGCCGTGATAGCAGCCCATCAAGGCGACGAAGAAGCCGAACACGGCCGCTTTCACCAGCGACATGATGAGGTCGTTTCCTTCCAGAAATTCGCGCGACGTCTCAAGATAGGAGGTGGCCTTGAAGCCGAGCTTATACACCGCCAGCAGATAGCCGCCGAAAATGCCGACCGCGTTGGCGATGAGTACGAGCAGGGGCAGCGCGATGACCGAGGCGAAAAGCCGCGGCGCGATAAGAAAGCGATAGGGGTCGGTCCGCAGG is from Sphingosinicella humi and encodes:
- a CDS encoding ABC transporter ATP-binding protein — translated: MSGAKIILADVAKSFGDNVVLDGVSLEVESGESLAVIGQSGTGKSVLIKCVLGLFRPERGSILVDGDEVVGASEGKLARIRKKFGMLFQGGALFDSLPVWRNVTFGLTQGRFQNSARMRAIAEENLERVGLSRDVLYLRPSELSGGMQKRVALARAIAPRPEILFFDEPTTGLDPIRADVINDLIVSLVEEAGITAVTITHDMASARKVAHRVAMLYGGRIIWQGPRDRLYDSGNPYVDQFVQGNAEGPIQ